Proteins from a single region of Acidovorax sp. NCPPB 3576:
- a CDS encoding integration host factor subunit alpha — translation MMLNGSADVMEFAVESLETPALTKAQLADLLFDHIGLNKRESKDMIDAFFDLIAQRLVDGQDVKLSGFGNFQIRTKAPRPGRNPRTGEAIPIQARRVVTFHASSKLKEQIQNAGAAG, via the coding sequence ATGATGCTGAACGGGAGCGCTGACGTGATGGAATTTGCGGTAGAAAGCCTGGAAACCCCTGCGTTGACGAAGGCGCAGCTGGCAGACCTTCTGTTCGATCACATTGGGCTGAATAAACGTGAATCGAAAGACATGATCGATGCTTTTTTCGATCTGATTGCGCAGCGCCTGGTGGACGGTCAAGACGTGAAGCTGTCGGGCTTCGGTAACTTTCAGATCCGCACCAAGGCCCCGAGGCCAGGGCGAAATCCCCGGACGGGCGAGGCGATCCCGATCCAGGCTCGCCGCGTCGTGACCTTCCACGCCAGCAGCAAACTCAAGGAGCAGATCCAGAACGCGGGCGCTGCTGGCTGA